The Caballeronia sp. Lep1P3 genome window below encodes:
- a CDS encoding PaaI family thioesterase, translating to MDESAIRALLEHILAPWVRELSLTPEAIADDSVTLRLPYSEHLRHAGGVICGQVFMAAADTAMVVAISHVMGGFSPMTTVSLNTTFMRPVKAGDVRVTARVMRRGRNLVFGEIDMHDDKGELAAHATTTYALINKDQ from the coding sequence ATGGACGAATCCGCCATCCGCGCGCTGCTCGAACACATTCTCGCGCCGTGGGTGCGCGAGTTGTCGCTGACGCCCGAAGCCATCGCCGATGATTCCGTCACGCTGCGGCTTCCGTATTCGGAGCACCTGCGGCATGCGGGCGGCGTCATCTGCGGACAGGTCTTCATGGCCGCCGCCGATACCGCGATGGTCGTCGCCATCTCGCACGTCATGGGCGGCTTCTCGCCGATGACCACCGTCTCGCTCAACACCACCTTCATGCGCCCGGTCAAAGCGGGCGACGTGCGCGTCACCGCGCGCGTCATGCGGCGCGGGCGCAACCTCGTCTTCGGCGAAATCGACATGCACGACGACAAAGGCGAACTCGCCGCGCACGCGACGACCACCTACGCGCTCATCAACAAAGATCAGTAA